The Streptomyces sp. NBC_00659 genomic interval GAGGCCGGGGCCGCGGGATATCTGCTGAAGGATCTGCCCCGTGCCGAACTGGCGGACGCCGTACGGGCCGCCGCGCGGGGCGAGACCGTGCTGGCCCCGTCCGTCGCGGCCCGGCTGGTCGATCAGCTCCGTACCAGGCCGGAGCGGCCCCGCCTCTCCGCGCGGGAGACCGCCGTGCTGCGACTGGTGGCCGAGGGCTGCACGAACGCGGAGATCGGACGCCGGCTCTTCATCGGCGAGTCCACCGTGAAGACGCATCTGCTGCGGGCCTTCGGGAAGCTGGGCGTGGACGACCGGACGGCCGCGGTGACGAGCGCGATGCGCTTCGGGCTGCTGGAGTGAGGCTCCCCCGGCCTGTCCCGCCGCTTCCCCGAGGCCGGTGGGGCTGAAGAGTCCTCCAGCCCCACCGGCGTTCGCGGAGATTGGTCCGGGGTGGAGCCCCCGGGGCCGGACGGACGGCAGAAAGCGTCCGGCCGACACCGGCGGGCCCGGCGTCACCGACGCCGAGACCGCCACCTCCCCGGGAGAACCCCGTCGCAGGAGTCGGCCCGATGCCTGACCGGGCCGGCCGGGAGACCGGCCCTGGCAGGGCGGCCGCCGAGGCGGGAGGATCCGTCTCGGCCCAGGCTCGCCCTCAGGCCAGGCGCGACCGCAGTTCGGCCACGATCGCGTCGACCGCGACCGCAGCCTGCTCCCCGGACTCCATGTCCTTGAGCTGCACGACACCCTCGGCGAGGTCACGCTCACCGGCGACGACCGTGAAGCGGGCCCCGCTGCGGTTCGCGTTCTTCATCGCGCCCTTGAGCCCCTTCGCGCCGTACGAGAAGTCGGCGGCGACGCCGAGCCTGCGCAGTTCGGTGACCACACCGAAGAGCACCCGGCGGGCCTCCTCCCCGAGCGGCACCGCGAACACACTGGTGGCCGCGGGGAGTTCGAGCTCCACGCCCTCCGCCTCCAGCGCCAGCACCGTACGGTCGACGCCCAGCGCCCAGCCGACGGACGGCAGCGCGGGGCCGCCGATCATCTCGGACAGCCCGTCGTAGCGGCCGCCGCCGCCGACCGCGGACTGCGAGCCGAGACCGTCGTGCACGAACTCGAAGGTCGTGCGCGTGTAGTAGTCCAGACCGCGCACCAGCTTCGCGTCGTCCTCGAAGGAGACGCCCGCGGCCGTGATCAGGTCGCGCACCTCCTCGTGGTACGCCTTGCAGGCGTCACAGAGGTAGTCACGCAGCAACGGCGCCCCGCCGAGCTGCTTCTGGACGTCCTCGCGCTTGTCGTCGAGCACGCGCAGCGGGTTGATCTCCGCGCGGCGCAGCGTGTCCTCGTCGAGTTCCAGGCCGCGCAGGAAGTCCTGCAGCGCGGCCCGGTACACGGGACGGCACTCCTTGTCGCCCAGGCTGTTGAGCAGGATGCGGAAGTTCCGCAGACCCAGCGAGCGGTACGCCTGGTCGGCCAGGATGATGAGCTCGGCGTCGAGCGCCGGGTCCTCGGCTCCGATCGCCTCGGCGCCCACCTGGGAGAAGTGGCGGTAACGGCCCTTCTGGGGGCGCTCGTAGCGGTAGTACGAGCCCGAGTACCAGAGCTTGACGGGGAGGTTGCCGGTCTTGTGCAGGTTGGCCTCGAGGGCCGCGCGCAGCACGGAGGCGGTGCCCTCCGGACGCAGGGCCAGCCTGTCGCCGCCCTTGGTCTCGAAGGCGTACATCTCCTTGGTCACGATGTCGGTGGACTCACCGACACCGCGGGCGAACAGTTCGACGTTCTCGAAACCGGGCGTCTCGACGTAGCCGTAGCCGGAGTTGCGCAGCGGGGCCGCGATGGCCTCGCGTACAGCGAGGTACTTGGCGCTGTCCGGCGGAATGAGGTCGTACGTGCCCTTGGGGGCCCTGA includes:
- a CDS encoding response regulator transcription factor, with product MIRIILADDHPVVREGLRAMLSAEPDLEVVADASSGPRAEALAAELRPDIVLMDLRMPEGGGVDAIERMTRTGLPCRVIVLTTYETDRDILRAVEAGAAGYLLKDLPRAELADAVRAAARGETVLAPSVAARLVDQLRTRPERPRLSARETAVLRLVAEGCTNAEIGRRLFIGESTVKTHLLRAFGKLGVDDRTAAVTSAMRFGLLE
- the hisS gene encoding histidine--tRNA ligase, which gives rise to MSTFRAPKGTYDLIPPDSAKYLAVREAIAAPLRNSGYGYVETPGFENVELFARGVGESTDIVTKEMYAFETKGGDRLALRPEGTASVLRAALEANLHKTGNLPVKLWYSGSYYRYERPQKGRYRHFSQVGAEAIGAEDPALDAELIILADQAYRSLGLRNFRILLNSLGDKECRPVYRAALQDFLRGLELDEDTLRRAEINPLRVLDDKREDVQKQLGGAPLLRDYLCDACKAYHEEVRDLITAAGVSFEDDAKLVRGLDYYTRTTFEFVHDGLGSQSAVGGGGRYDGLSEMIGGPALPSVGWALGVDRTVLALEAEGVELELPAATSVFAVPLGEEARRVLFGVVTELRRLGVAADFSYGAKGLKGAMKNANRSGARFTVVAGERDLAEGVVQLKDMESGEQAAVAVDAIVAELRSRLA